In a single window of the Candidatus Cloacimonadota bacterium genome:
- a CDS encoding TetR/AcrR family transcriptional regulator, with amino-acid sequence MLQLYPKPRKKTVLPTDYKALILSSAQKIFAQKGYVKCTMSDVAIHAKVGIGTLYNYFKNKDEMLQLCIQKMVEEEIHTIEAESQKLADPLKQIHYFFTEHFALLKSKPHIARLLLIELRQSEGFYKRNPTYNPLNYYLEYYTRVFQNAVKKGLIRNVDARALAYIVVGSQELMYLQWLIHGKELDIDPLLAGLNDILQHGLVKK; translated from the coding sequence ATGCTCCAACTGTATCCCAAGCCCCGGAAAAAAACGGTGTTGCCCACCGACTACAAGGCCCTGATACTGAGCTCGGCCCAGAAGATCTTTGCCCAGAAGGGCTACGTTAAATGCACCATGTCGGACGTTGCCATCCATGCCAAGGTAGGCATCGGCACCCTGTACAACTACTTCAAAAACAAGGACGAAATGCTGCAGCTTTGCATCCAAAAAATGGTGGAGGAAGAGATCCACACCATCGAGGCGGAAAGCCAAAAGCTGGCCGATCCCCTCAAACAGATCCACTATTTTTTCACCGAGCATTTTGCCCTGCTGAAAAGCAAACCCCACATCGCCCGGCTCCTGCTCATCGAGCTGCGCCAGAGCGAGGGTTTCTACAAACGCAACCCCACTTACAACCCCCTCAACTACTATCTGGAGTATTACACCAGGGTGTTCCAGAACGCCGTGAAAAAAGGCCTGATCCGCAACGTTGACGCCAGGGCCCTGGCCTACATCGTGGTGGGGTCACAGGAACTGATGTATCTGCAGTGGCTCATTCACGGCAAGGAGCTGGATATCGATCCCCTGCTCGCCGGCTTGAACGACATCCTGCAGCACGGACTCGTAAAGAAATAA
- the htpG gene encoding molecular chaperone HtpG, producing the protein MPDHKDKTTPELPEEEKTTARQEDKKETKQAAKAAKKAEKGSLSIHTENIFPIIKKWLYSQHDIFLRELVSNAVDAINKRKYADPDFMAEDMKISVKLDPKKNTIEISDTGIGMTEEEIRKYINQIAFSGAEEFVNNFKDVQGNIIGHFGLGFYSSFMVADKVTIDSLSWVSGSQAAGWECDGSTEYEMKAGKRKEVGTTVTIHLNEDSKNYSEETKIREILEKYCNFMPWPILFKDEQVNQKEALWNRKPKDVTDDEYKEFYHQVFHDHRDPVFWIHLNADFPVNLRGILYFPKLRKDPEFFKGEVKLFCNNVFVADNLEDLIPDFLLLLKGGIDIPDIPLNVSRSFLQNDAQVRQISKYIVKKVADRFGETFAADRKKYEEYWEDIDTFIKYGLIRDEDFFAAMKDRVIFKSASGDYVTLEEYQARNKSEGDKTRVWYAAGEDTQISYLGLMKEQGIEVVYQTSPLDTHLYQQLESQLGKVEFIRVDSEVNDLLVDTDGKELVDREGRAGSDKLQEIFYRALGQPVEASFSQESYAEFLKKHPTAVTALNPWLVQNGDRTVIRPYDIPFAVREELGEATLKDLFSHVYTPLKVEVKSLKSPHIPSMIVFNEFMRRWHDMELVSRQADSALLKDHTLVVNRANPIIQKILELDASGNKEEVNTLCTYLHDLSLLEQRAFSGDELKSFIARANQILNYL; encoded by the coding sequence ATGCCAGACCACAAAGACAAAACCACACCAGAACTGCCAGAGGAAGAAAAAACAACTGCCAGGCAGGAAGATAAGAAAGAAACCAAACAGGCGGCAAAAGCGGCCAAAAAAGCCGAAAAGGGCAGCCTCAGCATCCACACCGAAAACATCTTTCCTATCATCAAGAAATGGCTCTATTCCCAGCATGACATCTTTCTGCGCGAACTGGTCTCCAACGCCGTGGACGCTATCAACAAACGCAAATACGCCGATCCGGACTTCATGGCGGAGGACATGAAGATCAGCGTGAAGCTGGACCCCAAAAAGAACACCATCGAAATCTCGGATACCGGCATCGGCATGACTGAGGAGGAGATTCGCAAATACATCAACCAGATCGCTTTCTCCGGCGCGGAAGAGTTCGTGAACAATTTCAAGGATGTTCAGGGCAACATCATCGGCCACTTTGGCCTGGGCTTCTATTCCAGTTTCATGGTGGCGGATAAGGTGACCATCGATTCCCTATCCTGGGTTTCCGGCAGCCAGGCCGCCGGCTGGGAATGCGACGGCAGCACCGAATATGAGATGAAAGCGGGCAAACGCAAGGAGGTTGGCACCACCGTGACCATCCACCTGAACGAGGACTCCAAAAACTACTCCGAGGAAACCAAGATCCGTGAAATCCTGGAAAAATACTGCAATTTCATGCCCTGGCCCATCCTGTTCAAGGACGAGCAGGTGAACCAGAAGGAAGCCCTTTGGAACCGCAAGCCCAAAGACGTTACTGATGATGAATACAAGGAGTTTTACCACCAGGTATTCCACGATCACCGCGATCCCGTCTTCTGGATCCATCTCAACGCCGATTTCCCCGTCAACCTCCGCGGCATCCTTTATTTCCCGAAGCTCCGCAAGGACCCAGAATTCTTCAAGGGCGAGGTGAAACTCTTCTGCAACAATGTGTTCGTGGCCGACAACCTCGAGGATCTCATCCCCGATTTCCTTCTTCTGCTCAAAGGCGGCATAGACATCCCGGACATTCCCCTCAACGTTTCGCGCAGCTTTTTGCAGAACGACGCCCAAGTACGCCAAATCAGCAAATACATCGTGAAAAAGGTGGCTGACCGTTTTGGCGAAACCTTTGCTGCGGACCGCAAGAAATATGAGGAATACTGGGAGGACATAGACACCTTCATCAAATACGGCCTCATCCGCGACGAGGATTTCTTTGCCGCCATGAAAGACAGGGTGATCTTCAAATCCGCCTCCGGCGACTATGTGACCCTGGAGGAATACCAGGCCAGAAACAAATCCGAAGGCGACAAAACCCGCGTTTGGTACGCCGCTGGGGAGGACACCCAGATCAGCTACCTGGGCCTGATGAAAGAACAGGGCATCGAGGTGGTCTATCAAACTTCGCCGCTGGACACCCACCTCTACCAGCAGCTGGAAAGCCAGCTCGGCAAGGTGGAATTCATCCGGGTCGACAGTGAGGTCAACGACTTGCTGGTGGATACCGACGGAAAAGAGCTGGTGGACAGGGAAGGCCGCGCTGGATCGGACAAATTGCAGGAGATCTTTTACCGCGCCCTGGGCCAGCCGGTGGAGGCTTCCTTCAGCCAGGAAAGCTACGCCGAATTCCTGAAAAAACACCCCACCGCCGTCACCGCCCTCAATCCCTGGCTGGTCCAAAACGGCGACCGCACCGTGATCAGGCCTTACGACATCCCCTTCGCCGTGCGCGAAGAACTTGGCGAGGCAACCCTCAAAGACCTGTTCAGCCACGTTTACACCCCCCTGAAGGTCGAGGTGAAAAGCCTCAAATCGCCTCACATCCCCTCCATGATCGTCTTCAACGAGTTCATGCGCCGCTGGCACGACATGGAACTCGTTAGCCGCCAGGCTGATTCCGCCCTGCTCAAAGACCATACCCTGGTGGTGAACCGGGCCAACCCCATCATCCAAAAGATCCTGGAGCTCGACGCCTCCGGCAATAAGGAAGAGGTGAATACCCTCTGCACCTATCTCCACGACCTCTCCCTGCTTGAACAGCGCGCTTTCAGCGGCGACGAACTCAAGTCCTTCATCGCCCGCGCCAACCAGATCCTGAACTATCTCTAA
- the trxA gene encoding thioredoxin — protein MLIELNDTNFDTVTKEGIVVVDFWAAWCGPCRMIAPTIEELAVAHPDITFGKLNVDEHPQLASRHGVMSIPTLLFFVNGELKDNSIGAVPKPVLEKKLELLRG, from the coding sequence ATGTTGATAGAGTTGAATGATACAAATTTCGACACAGTGACCAAGGAAGGCATTGTGGTGGTGGATTTTTGGGCAGCCTGGTGCGGTCCTTGCCGCATGATCGCCCCAACGATCGAAGAGCTGGCTGTCGCGCACCCGGACATCACCTTTGGCAAACTGAACGTGGATGAGCACCCTCAGCTGGCATCGCGCCATGGCGTGATGAGCATTCCCACCCTGCTGTTCTTTGTAAACGGAGAATTGAAGGACAATTCCATCGGCGCCGTACCCAAACCGGTGCTGGAGAAAAAGCTGGAGCTGCTGCGAGGCTGA
- a CDS encoding lysophospholipid acyltransferase family protein: MKRNNFVNRTEYLLFRFALFKLRLLPYRWGRWLITRLFLWIGYGLGIRREVADENLQMVYPAMPLGQRKQLLKKVYVNLGLAAAELYLLPEPKLIASTSLSGKEHAVAALALKRGAILATAHLGNWEAARTLPLFGIPLAVVVQKQHNPLFDNYNSALRTRQGVRLIDQRHGMKALLAHLRENMMVAILTDQNAGPEGLTLDFLGHPAQHWKGAAKISLRYKVPIVPAYPLRTPAGGFRICFEPMIFHPELEDNRENQALILKELNAVTESYIRRHPEQWLWLHRRWRKQGQTRPPGNQAG; this comes from the coding sequence TTGAAACGCAATAACTTCGTGAACCGGACAGAGTATCTGCTCTTCCGGTTCGCTTTGTTCAAACTGCGGCTACTCCCCTATCGTTGGGGACGCTGGCTCATCACGCGGCTGTTCCTCTGGATCGGATACGGACTGGGGATCAGGCGCGAAGTGGCGGATGAAAACCTCCAAATGGTGTATCCTGCCATGCCTCTTGGACAGCGCAAACAACTGCTGAAAAAGGTCTATGTGAATCTGGGGCTCGCCGCCGCGGAACTCTATCTGCTGCCGGAACCAAAGCTGATCGCCTCCACCAGCCTCAGCGGCAAAGAGCACGCGGTGGCAGCGCTGGCGCTGAAACGGGGCGCCATCCTGGCCACAGCCCATCTGGGCAACTGGGAGGCGGCACGGACCCTGCCGCTCTTCGGCATCCCCCTGGCCGTGGTGGTGCAGAAACAGCACAATCCGCTGTTCGATAACTACAACAGCGCTCTGCGCACCCGGCAGGGAGTGCGCCTGATCGACCAGCGGCACGGGATGAAAGCGCTGCTGGCTCACCTGCGCGAAAACATGATGGTGGCCATCCTCACCGACCAGAACGCCGGCCCGGAGGGGCTCACACTGGATTTTCTGGGACACCCGGCCCAGCACTGGAAAGGCGCGGCCAAGATCTCGCTGCGCTACAAAGTCCCCATCGTGCCGGCCTATCCGCTCCGCACCCCGGCAGGCGGATTCCGCATCTGCTTTGAACCCATGATCTTCCATCCGGAACTGGAGGACAACCGGGAAAACCAGGCTTTGATCCTGAAAGAGCTGAATGCCGTAACCGAAAGCTACATTCGGCGCCATCCCGAGCAGTGGCTCTGGCTGCACCGGCGCTGGCGCAAACAGGGCCAGACCAGGCCTCCGGGGAACCAGGCGGGATAG
- a CDS encoding protein kinase, with amino-acid sequence MMYIDHRYEVLESLGTGSWANVYKVRDVRTDNTYTLKLFQYLSSEDLYKQFRAADMHHITKIVHPNLTRVVDFGHVGDHIYFVGEYFDGATLNNFRFSKARARDLYDIIVQICYALNALHTQNIMHKDLKPENILYKKTLNGIEVKLIDYGFSRLELDQDTQYVSGTLPYIAPEIYTGKGAGYASDFYSLGVIIYRLLTGSFPFTLDQINAMRSSSRQYFSPVYPVDLNPNIPLPLQNLCIELLDRNPDSRPHQSEEIIKYINRTTDRQYKFAVSWSLVNSMQFNSYLVQERIVNDLLAYLPQVEAANGKIISLIAGEGMGKDNILSLFRYHILRGGYFIFDYTCTRNEHEAFFALIKEYLRSLSEQEIAANSALQSISEKMRRYLFMSEQAAMGVTPSEEDLRADFEFAKALLTELAETKPVIFIVRNIQHLHRHSLEFLNFFSNTVVTNRIMIVMSCTDFNQLRQIKNTVLINVPMFTPEESAAYIRKLVNGDVPDGFCQLIHHRSAGNPFLIREIMINLTLLGKIRFDGAYRFPDGLDDYTIPTRLLQSVISRVEHLSLASRKQLQKLAIVQTPISRELIRYICKVKDEEIYDLLNEAKYNEILLKRENHYHFTFAEAKTYLYDRCQPRMRDLVSRRVLKYYNRQNVTDPQTCTGIISNARIARDLVSERRYLLQLHLLHCEEHRQQEAYDAMAEVLRIDLGGELELPLEELVDDLGKFHRMIEFTGCTTEAEFVFAHQAAIPECFEKYSVLGTLILFQGDRKSALKNFEKAEKLSAGACQKSMAKLYQAQIYARTDPARVKKCLDGIALDEVSQAFQIKAATLMAAYAGRDRDFDGAARGLEQFLAELVPSQDPDAMIELASLHNTLGEIYSIQKNVAEADEHFNTALNIWNSFNIRRHLGWIHNNLADLNLKQGFTILGLNHAQQAQIFAKDRQNLLSEGRALLNQGEAMIKMGRFEEAEAKLLDARELITRIGADRYLVSIERNLALAKSKISDFGHYFKFISEHEPKLIDGIVPEINPLVKTYFYYLSEMSNPKKLRRLIRKNAHIDYIQIQEQEFYHNILSLLAMMEQDFATALNELKLALQFAGEINNHYAMAVFNVLQATCHYGLGDTSRAADLIAKARPAIQENQYRYWERSLDLLELKLRLADPAIPLREVLREINRQLELCRGLKYYHLVEELQQLKIQLLVELGSLSTAEEEFAAYRKYLETITKDISADDRDNYLEVKQHGLQDIAKYKVVPIASRRKDTRSRWNDMLFDISNVNSLQRVKFLIEKGISQIIAPWQFMLLVWSEKLGSYYNFHSYNADPEAILPPAFLPCIEKAIQTDNLVTFAHEEKHIAILPLLSGSKVIGYLVLSDAGELEFTPGEQALLKNVKSHLAAMLVRTWDYQEINLRMEKMNRLIEISHELMGLLDLSELETALVSAAIDLTGATRGFLIKKDTDGNNIFQVQLDQNGQILSTAFGVSKTALNLCQGRQKTVSVYNAKLDKSFEDSVSVHDYAIQTIFCSPLKLAEDYTGYIYLDNVGDSTRDMYLNEDIMLLLMNLFANAVKNVLQYSSLMRKSAELNNLEQLKDEFIGIVTHELNTPIFMMQGALTKLKRSANLDDKQRRQIFSELEAALNKLNLTSSDIQTMNHYNLAKKLDKSPLQVSDVLELIHQQVEILSRERRMHIRLEIESGLPPLQSNWTDLHRMVYNIVLNAVRFTREAGLITIGARRSAFVQEKIDNKESLVIFVTDNGMGMPKHLINEVFRKFYELNAIYAHKSGIVEYRSSGLGLGLSIARRIAELHGGQIVIKSKENEGTSVFIILPFK; translated from the coding sequence ATGATGTACATAGACCACCGCTACGAGGTTCTGGAGAGCCTGGGCACTGGATCCTGGGCGAACGTGTACAAGGTGCGCGACGTCCGCACGGACAACACCTACACGCTCAAACTGTTCCAGTATCTGTCCTCCGAGGACCTGTACAAGCAATTCCGGGCTGCCGATATGCACCACATCACCAAGATCGTGCACCCCAACCTCACCCGGGTGGTCGATTTCGGCCATGTGGGCGATCATATCTACTTCGTGGGCGAATACTTCGACGGGGCCACGCTTAACAACTTCCGTTTCAGCAAAGCCCGGGCCAGGGACCTCTATGACATCATCGTGCAGATCTGTTACGCTTTGAACGCTCTGCATACCCAGAATATAATGCATAAGGATCTCAAGCCTGAGAACATACTTTATAAAAAGACACTTAACGGCATAGAGGTCAAGCTGATAGACTATGGGTTTTCCCGTCTAGAACTGGACCAGGACACTCAATATGTGTCCGGTACCCTGCCCTACATCGCTCCGGAGATCTACACTGGCAAGGGGGCGGGCTACGCCAGCGACTTCTATTCCCTGGGAGTGATCATCTACAGGCTGCTGACCGGCAGTTTTCCCTTCACGCTGGACCAAATCAACGCCATGCGCAGCAGCAGCCGCCAGTATTTCTCGCCGGTCTATCCGGTGGACCTGAACCCAAACATCCCGCTTCCCCTGCAAAACCTCTGCATCGAGCTGCTGGACCGCAATCCGGACAGCCGTCCCCACCAAAGCGAAGAGATCATCAAATACATCAACCGCACCACGGACAGGCAGTATAAATTTGCCGTATCTTGGTCGCTGGTGAATTCCATGCAATTTAACAGCTATTTGGTGCAGGAGCGGATCGTGAACGATTTGCTGGCCTACCTGCCGCAAGTGGAGGCGGCCAACGGCAAGATCATCTCGCTGATCGCGGGAGAGGGCATGGGCAAGGATAACATCCTTTCCCTGTTTCGCTACCACATCCTGCGGGGTGGCTACTTCATCTTCGACTACACCTGCACCAGAAATGAGCATGAGGCATTTTTCGCCTTGATCAAGGAGTATCTGCGTTCACTTTCGGAGCAGGAGATCGCGGCCAACAGCGCGCTGCAAAGCATCTCCGAAAAGATGCGGCGCTATCTGTTCATGTCCGAGCAGGCGGCCATGGGCGTTACCCCCAGCGAAGAGGACCTGCGGGCCGATTTCGAGTTTGCCAAAGCCCTGCTCACCGAGCTGGCCGAAACCAAGCCGGTGATCTTCATCGTGCGCAACATCCAGCATCTGCACCGCCATTCCCTGGAGTTTCTCAATTTCTTTTCCAACACCGTGGTGACCAACCGGATCATGATCGTGATGAGTTGCACGGACTTCAACCAGCTGCGGCAGATCAAAAACACGGTTCTGATCAACGTTCCAATGTTCACACCGGAAGAATCCGCGGCCTACATCCGCAAGCTGGTGAACGGCGACGTTCCGGATGGCTTCTGCCAGCTGATCCACCACCGCTCCGCGGGCAATCCCTTCCTGATCCGCGAGATCATGATCAACCTCACCCTGCTGGGCAAGATCCGCTTCGACGGCGCATACCGCTTTCCGGATGGCCTAGACGACTACACCATTCCCACGCGCCTGCTCCAATCAGTGATCAGCCGTGTGGAACACCTCAGCCTGGCCAGCAGGAAACAGCTGCAGAAGCTGGCCATTGTGCAGACACCCATCTCCCGGGAATTGATCCGCTATATCTGCAAGGTGAAGGATGAAGAGATATACGACCTGCTCAATGAGGCCAAATACAACGAGATCCTGCTCAAACGGGAAAATCACTACCATTTCACTTTCGCCGAAGCCAAAACCTACCTCTACGACCGCTGCCAGCCGCGGATGCGGGACTTGGTCTCACGGCGCGTGTTGAAATATTACAACAGGCAGAACGTGACCGACCCCCAAACCTGTACGGGCATCATCAGCAACGCGCGGATAGCCCGGGACCTTGTCTCCGAGCGGCGTTACCTGCTGCAGCTGCATCTGCTGCACTGCGAGGAACACCGCCAGCAGGAAGCCTACGATGCCATGGCGGAGGTGCTGAGGATAGATCTGGGAGGAGAGCTGGAACTGCCGCTGGAAGAGTTGGTGGACGATCTGGGGAAATTCCACCGCATGATCGAATTCACGGGCTGCACCACCGAAGCGGAGTTTGTCTTCGCGCACCAGGCTGCCATTCCAGAATGTTTTGAGAAATACTCCGTGCTGGGCACACTGATCCTCTTCCAAGGTGACCGCAAAAGCGCGCTCAAAAACTTTGAGAAAGCGGAAAAACTATCCGCCGGCGCCTGCCAGAAGTCCATGGCCAAGCTTTACCAGGCGCAGATATACGCCCGCACGGACCCGGCTCGGGTGAAGAAATGCCTTGACGGCATTGCCCTGGATGAGGTGTCGCAGGCTTTCCAGATCAAGGCGGCCACCCTGATGGCGGCCTACGCGGGACGCGATCGGGATTTTGACGGCGCCGCCAGAGGGCTGGAGCAATTTTTGGCGGAACTTGTCCCCAGCCAGGACCCGGATGCCATGATCGAGCTTGCCTCGCTGCACAACACGCTTGGGGAGATCTACAGCATCCAGAAGAACGTGGCCGAGGCCGATGAGCATTTCAACACTGCCCTGAACATCTGGAATTCCTTCAACATCCGCCGCCACTTGGGCTGGATCCACAACAACCTTGCCGACCTCAACCTGAAGCAGGGTTTCACCATCCTGGGCCTGAACCACGCGCAGCAGGCGCAGATCTTTGCCAAAGACCGCCAGAACCTGCTTTCGGAAGGGCGCGCCCTGCTCAACCAGGGTGAGGCGATGATCAAGATGGGCCGCTTTGAGGAGGCGGAAGCCAAACTGCTGGATGCGCGTGAACTCATCACCCGGATCGGGGCGGACAGATACTTGGTGTCCATCGAGCGCAATCTGGCCCTGGCTAAAAGCAAGATCAGCGATTTCGGCCACTACTTCAAATTCATCAGCGAACACGAGCCCAAACTGATCGACGGCATCGTTCCCGAGATCAATCCGCTGGTGAAAACCTATTTTTACTACCTCAGCGAGATGTCCAACCCCAAAAAGCTGCGCCGGCTGATCCGCAAAAACGCCCACATCGACTATATCCAGATCCAGGAACAGGAGTTTTACCACAATATCCTCAGCCTGCTGGCGATGATGGAGCAGGATTTCGCAACTGCCTTGAACGAACTGAAGCTGGCCCTGCAATTTGCCGGGGAGATCAACAACCACTACGCGATGGCGGTTTTCAACGTGCTTCAGGCCACCTGCCACTACGGCCTGGGCGACACTTCCCGGGCGGCGGACCTGATCGCCAAAGCACGGCCGGCCATCCAGGAAAACCAATACCGCTACTGGGAGCGAAGCCTGGACCTGCTGGAACTGAAACTGCGGCTGGCCGATCCCGCCATCCCCCTGCGGGAGGTTCTGCGCGAAATCAACCGCCAGCTGGAACTGTGCCGCGGCCTGAAATACTATCATTTGGTGGAGGAACTGCAGCAGCTGAAGATCCAGCTGCTGGTGGAACTCGGCTCCCTCAGCACAGCCGAAGAGGAATTCGCCGCCTACCGCAAATATCTGGAAACCATCACCAAGGACATCAGCGCCGATGACCGGGACAACTATCTGGAAGTGAAACAACACGGTCTTCAGGACATCGCGAAATACAAAGTGGTGCCCATCGCCTCACGCCGCAAGGACACCCGCAGCCGCTGGAACGACATGCTGTTCGACATCTCCAACGTGAACAGCCTGCAGAGGGTGAAATTCCTGATCGAGAAAGGCATCAGCCAGATCATCGCCCCTTGGCAGTTCATGCTGTTGGTGTGGTCGGAAAAACTGGGCAGCTATTACAATTTCCACAGCTACAACGCCGATCCCGAAGCCATTCTGCCCCCCGCTTTCCTGCCCTGCATCGAAAAAGCCATCCAAACTGACAATCTCGTGACCTTCGCGCATGAGGAAAAACACATCGCCATCCTGCCCCTGCTTTCCGGCAGCAAAGTGATCGGCTACCTGGTTCTCAGCGACGCCGGGGAACTGGAATTCACCCCTGGCGAACAGGCTTTGCTGAAAAACGTGAAATCCCACCTTGCCGCCATGCTGGTCCGCACCTGGGACTATCAGGAGATCAACCTGCGCATGGAAAAGATGAACCGCCTGATCGAGATCTCGCATGAACTGATGGGACTACTGGACCTGAGCGAGCTGGAGACGGCGCTCGTGTCCGCGGCCATCGACCTGACCGGCGCCACCCGCGGCTTCCTGATCAAGAAAGACACCGACGGCAACAACATCTTCCAGGTGCAGCTGGACCAAAACGGACAGATCCTCAGCACCGCCTTCGGAGTGAGCAAAACCGCTCTCAACCTTTGCCAGGGCAGGCAGAAAACCGTATCGGTGTACAACGCCAAACTGGATAAAAGCTTCGAGGATTCCGTGAGCGTGCACGACTACGCCATCCAAACCATCTTCTGCAGCCCCCTGAAATTGGCTGAGGATTACACCGGCTACATCTATCTGGACAACGTGGGCGACAGCACCCGCGACATGTATCTGAACGAGGACATCATGCTGCTGCTGATGAACCTCTTCGCCAATGCCGTGAAGAATGTGCTGCAGTATTCCAGCCTGATGCGCAAGAGCGCCGAACTGAACAACCTGGAGCAACTCAAGGACGAATTCATCGGCATCGTGACCCATGAACTGAACACCCCCATCTTCATGATGCAGGGGGCCCTCACCAAGCTGAAGCGCAGCGCGAACCTGGATGACAAACAGCGCCGCCAGATCTTCTCGGAGTTGGAGGCGGCCCTCAACAAGCTGAACCTGACTTCCTCCGACATCCAGACCATGAACCACTACAACCTGGCGAAGAAGCTGGACAAATCACCCCTGCAGGTTTCCGACGTTCTGGAGCTCATCCACCAGCAGGTGGAGATCCTCTCCCGTGAACGCAGGATGCACATCAGGCTGGAGATCGAATCAGGCCTGCCGCCGCTCCAATCCAATTGGACAGACCTCCACCGCATGGTGTACAACATCGTGCTCAACGCCGTGCGCTTCACCCGGGAAGCCGGACTGATCACCATCGGAGCCCGCCGTTCCGCCTTCGTGCAGGAAAAGATCGACAACAAGGAAAGCCTGGTGATCTTTGTAACGGACAACGGCATGGGCATGCCCAAACATCTTATCAATGAAGTATTCCGCAAGTTTTACGAGCTGAACGCGATCTACGCTCACAAGAGCGGAATCGTGGAATATCGCAGCAGCGGCCTGGGCCTGGGGCTTTCCATCGCCAGGCGCATAGCCGAACTGCATGGAGGCCAGATCGTGATCAAGAGCAAGGAAAACGAAGGAACCTCCGTGTTCATCATCCTACCCTTCAAATAA